In Streptomyces sp. NBC_01707, a genomic segment contains:
- a CDS encoding cupin domain-containing protein, which translates to MSSEYAHLPPGVELITIRPDAAALIPAGAEARRIRVALPPGEPGTPPHRYPGPIFGFVAEGEILFELEGQPPRVVKVGDALFEPRAT; encoded by the coding sequence ATGAGCTCAGAGTACGCACACCTACCTCCTGGCGTTGAGTTGATCACGATCCGGCCGGACGCGGCGGCACTGATCCCAGCTGGCGCCGAGGCCAGGCGCATCCGAGTCGCCCTTCCACCCGGTGAACCCGGCACGCCTCCGCACCGCTACCCTGGGCCGATCTTCGGTTTCGTGGCCGAGGGCGAGATCCTCTTCGAGCTGGAGGGGCAACCGCCCCGGGTAGTCAAGGTCGGCGACGCTCTTTTCGAGCCCAGGGCGACGTAA